A window from Culex pipiens pallens isolate TS chromosome 3, TS_CPP_V2, whole genome shotgun sequence encodes these proteins:
- the LOC120424408 gene encoding solute carrier family 25 member 44, with the protein MDSSSGAFIKTIEWDMMDKKKFFPLSMLSSFSVRCALFPLTVIKTQLQVQYKNDIYKGMIDAGLKIYRAEGVPGLYRGFWISSVQIVSGVFYISTYEGVRHVLNQQGASQRTKSLVAGGCASLVGQTIIVPFDVISQHAMVLGMGGVARGSSVNPLGIEYDKGRSRLRITVDIAREIVRMDGFKGFYRGYTASLMAYVPNSAMWWAFYHLYQDELLKVCPPWVSHLAVQCVAGSLGGFTTTVITNPLDIVRARLQVQRLDSMQVAFRELWHEEHFHMFFKGLTARLVQSAAFSFSIILGYETIKRVSVNEQYKHLIKW; encoded by the exons ATGGACTCCTCGAGCGGGGCCTTCATCAAGACCATCGAGTGGGACATGATGGACAAGAAAAAGTTCTTCCCGCTGTCGATGCTGAGCTCCTTTTCGGTCCGGTGTGCCCTGTTTCCGCTGACCGTGATCAAAACGCAACTTCAG GTCCAGTACAAGAACGACATCTACAAGGGCATGATCGACGCCGGGCTCAAAATCTACCGCGCCGAGGGCGTTCCGGGCCTGTACCGGGGCTTCTGGATCTCGTCGGTGCAGATCGTGTCGGGGGTGTTTTACATCAGCACGTACGAGGGGGTGCGGCACGTGCTGAACCAGCAGGGCGCCAGCCAGCGGACCAAATCGCTAGTGGCAGGCGGATGTGCCTCACTCGTCGGCCAGACCATCATCGTGCCGTTCGACGTGATTTCCCAGCACGCGATGGTGCTGGGGATGGGCGGTGTGGCGCGGGGAAGCAGTGTGAACCCGCTGGGGATCGAGTACGACAAGGGGCGGAGCCGGCTGAGGATAACGGTGGACATTGCGCGGGAGATTGTGCGGATGGATGGGTTCAAGGGGTTCTACCGGGGTTACACGGCCAGTTTGATGGCTTACGTGCCGAACTCGGCCATGTGGTGGGCGTTCTACCATCTGTACCAGGACGAGCTGCTGAAGGTGTGTCCGCCGTGGGTTTCGCATCTGGCGGTGCAGTGCGTGGCGGGAAGTTTAGGGGGTTTTACGACTACAGTTATCACGAACCCGCTGGACATTGTGCGGGCCCGGCTGCAGGTGCAACGGCTCGACTCGATGCAGGTCGCGTTCCGTGAGCTGTGGCACGAGGAACATTTCCACATGTTCTTCAAGGGGCTGACGGCGCGGCTGGTGCAGTCCGCGGCGTTCTCATTTAGCATTATCTTAGGCTACGAAACGATCAAACGCGTCTCGGTGAACGAacaatacaaacatttaataaagTGGTGA